A portion of the Salvelinus alpinus chromosome 33, SLU_Salpinus.1, whole genome shotgun sequence genome contains these proteins:
- the LOC139563352 gene encoding matrix metalloproteinase-15-like, protein MASSWENWIWLLWRRTLVPSLLVLWVTCLGTHGGEDDAFNAESWLRMYGYLPQASRQMSTMRSAHILSNAVSDMQRFYGLQVTGAMDHGTVTAMRRPRCGVPDKFGGQIKTNVRRKRYALTGHKWNKSHLTYSIQNYTPKIGEYNSYEAIRRAFKVWQKVTPLIFDEIPYQEIKYGRRKEPDIMIFFASGFHGDSSPFDGEGGFLAHAYFPGPGMGGDTHFDSDEPWTIGNGNLQGNDLFLVAVHELGHALGLEHSNNPMAIMAPFYQWMETDDFQLPEDDLRGIQQIYGQPDGTPTQALPTVTPRRPAQPDPKPPNSPPKSPPNSPPNSPPKSPPNSPPNSPPNSPPKSPPNSPPNSPPKSPPNSPPNTPPRSPPNSPPNAPPRKPDNPRTTDRPDHYGPNICEGNFDAVTMLRGEMFVFKGRWFWRVRRNRVLDNYPMPIGHFWRGLPGDIDAAYERHDGKFVFFKGNKYWLFREANLEPGYPQELTDYGRDIPYDKIETAIWWEPSGFTYFFKGDWYWRFNEQSRAVDKDYPKPISVWGSAVPSSPKGAFLSDDGAYTYFYKGSKYWKFDNHRMKSEPGYPKSILRDFMGCSVDLDPDRDGDTDAGRKVPDVDRPPFNPDAGRDKDKDKEKDKERDKDRDRPNDVDYTDEREEETNEVDVVLKIDESETRTMNIIMVTVPLVLVLCILGLIYAIINTLKRKGAPKLLVHCKRSMQDWV, encoded by the exons tCATGGCTGCGGATGTATGGCTACCTGCCTCAGGCTAGCAGACAGATGTCCACCATGCGGTCAGCTCACATCCTTTCCAATGCCGTCAGCGACATGCAGCGTTTCTATGGCCTGCAGGTCACCGGCGCGATGGACCACGGCACGGTGAC AGCCATGCGGAGGCCGCGCTGTGGAGTCCCAGACAAGTTTGGGGGTCAGATCAAGACCAACGTTCGGCGGAAACGTTATGCACTCACTGGCCACAAATGGAACAAGAGCCACCTCACCTACAG TATACAGAACTACACACCAAAGATCGGGGAGTACAACTCGTATGAGGCCATCCGTAGGGCCTTCAAGGTGTGGCAGAAGGTGACCCCGCTGATCTTCGATGAGATCCCCTACCAGGAGATCAAATATGGCCGCAGGAAGGAGCCTGACATCATGATCTTCTTTGCCTCGGGTTTCCATGGAGACAGCTCACCCTTCGATGGCGAGGGCGGGTTCCTGGCCCACGCCTACTTCCCTGGTCCTGGTATGGGCGGTGATACTCACTTTGACTCTGATGAGCCGTGGACCATCGGCAATGGGAACTTGCAAG gtAATGATCTGTTCCTTGTTGCGGTACATGAGCTGGGCCATGCCCTGGGCCTGGAACACTCCAACAACCCAATGGCCATCATGGCTCCTTTCTACCAGTGGATGGAAACGGATGACTTTCAACTGCCCGAGGATGACCTCAGAGGAATACAACAGATATATG GTCAGCCAGACGGTACACCCACCCAGGCTCTTCCCACTGTCACTCCTCGCCGGCCAGCCCAGCCAGACCCCAAACCCCCCAACTCTCCACCCAAGTCACCCCCTAACTCTCCACCCAACTCTCCCCCCAAGTCACCCCCTAACTCTCCACCTAACTCTCCACCCAACTCTCCCCCCAAGTCACCCCCCAACTCTCCACCCAACTCTCCCCCCAAGTCACCACCCAACTCTCCTCCCAACACTCCGCCCAGATCTCCCCCTAACTCTCCCCCCAACGCCCCACCCCGGAAGCCAGACAATCCCCGCACGACTGACCGCCCGGACCACTACGGCCCAAACATCTGTGAAGGAAACTTCGACGCGGTCACCATGCTCAGGGGAGAGATGTTTGTGTTCAAG GGTCGCTGGTTCTGGAGGGTGCGGAGGAACAGGGTCCTGGACAACTACCCAATGCCCATTGGTCACTTCTGGAGGGGACTGCCTGGGGACATCGATGCAGCCTACGAGAGACACGATGGGAAATTTGTCTTCTTTAAAG gGAATAAGTACTGGTTGTTCCGGGAGGCAAACCTGGAGCCTGGTTACCCCCAGGAGCTGACAGACTACGGCAGGGACATCCCCTATGACAAGATAGAGACAGCCATCTGGTGGGAACCATCAGGTTTCACATACTTCTTCAAAGGAGACTG GTACTGGCGCTTTAACGAACAGTCCCGTGCAGTCGACAAGGACTACCCCAAGCCAATCAGTGTGTGGGGCTCTGCGGTCCCGTCCTCTCCCAAGGGGGCTTTCCTCAGCGATGATGGAG CTTATACGTATTTCTACAAGGGATCCAAGTACTGGAAGTTTGACAACCACCGGATGAAGAGTGAGCCGGGCTACCCTAAATCCATCCTGAGGGACTTCATGGGCTGCAGTGTGGACCTGGACCCAGACAGAGACGGGGACACCGACGCAGGCCGCAAGGTCCCCGACGTGGATCGCCCGCCCTTCAACCCTGATGCAGGCCGGGACAAAGACAAGGACAAGGAGAAGGACAAGGAGCGGGACAAGGATCGAGACCGCCCTAACGATGTAGACTATACGgacgagagagaagaggagaccaACGAGGTGGACGTGGTGCTGAAGATCGACGAGAGCGAGACGCGCACTATGAACATCATCATGGTGACAGTACCCCTGGTCCTGGTGCTGTGCATCCTGGGACTGATCTACGCCATCATCAACACACTGAAGAGGAAAGGAGCTCCCAAACTGCTGGTCCACTGCAAACGCTCCATGCAGGACTGGGTGTGA